AGAGTCCCTTTGGGGGACTCAGGAgtggggcctgggctggggacagCTGCTCCTCACGGAAGTTGCTGCAGTCCCTGGGCTGACAGGAGGATGGTCTGAGTCAGAGCACACCCTGTGGAGTTTGGACAGGTGCAGGCTGATGGAAGTGGGCATGGTGCCCACCAGGGAGCTTGGCTGGGGGGCCCTAGCGTCCAGGGCACAGAGCACGACTGTCCCAGCCTGGGGCTTTGGAGCAAGGGTACGGGGCATGATTCCCGAAGACCTGAGCCCTAGGTCCTCCTGTGGTCTGGTGGGGCCCTGCCTCAAGTCCTGGCAGAAGTCCGGCCATAGGAGAGGTGCGGtgcatggggagggggtgggcgtGTACATACATTAGAATGTGCGCttgcacacacgcatacacacgcatgcacgcatgcacacacgtgtgcacacgcacacacatgcatgctcagCAGCCTGTAATCAGCACCCGCTCAGGTCAGGGGGAGGACAGCCCTAGTTGGTGCTGGCGCCATCCGAGCCTTGTCTTTACATGCTCCTGCTCCTCACATCCAAGGATCCCtgtggaggatccctgggtggctcagtggtttagcatctgccttcagcccagggcgtgatcttggagtcctgggatcgagtcacacatcgggctccctgaatggagcctgcttctccctctgcctgtgtccctgcctccgtgtctctcatgaataaataaaatctttttttttaaaaaagaaaaggatcccTGTGAAGTGACTCACAGTGACACTCCCTGGCCATGGGCCTCTCTTCCAGGGGCTAGGATGGGAGGCCCAGGGGTCTCTCATGGTGCCCCGAGGCCCTGGGGGGTGACCTTGGCAGCACTGGGCAGGCTGAGCACCTGGGCCAGGAGCGGGTCCAAAGCCCCTGTCCCTCCAATTGGCTCACCACAGGCTGGTGCAAGGCTCTGGGTTGGCTGGACACCCACGGCGGGCTCAGGGTTGGTGGGTGGGGAGATTTATACTCAGTGCCCCAGTGGCCGAGGAAGGCGGGTGAAGATGGGGCCTAGGAGCCTGCTGTCCGGGCTGCTCTCAGTCCTTGTGCTGGCAACAGGTTCCCAGCCACAGGAGCAGCTGCCCAGGGAGTCCCACATCCTCAACTGGAACAAGGTGAACCTTGTGCCCGTCGTCTCCAAGCCAGACACCATGGCCATCGGGGCTGGGATGCAGCATGTGTGGCAGCTGGAAGATCACTCTCTGACAATCTTCAAAAGGCTATCCTGGGATGGTGGGCAGTACCTCGAGGCTGGCAGGAGTTTCTGGCACAGGCCTTGGCCAGCCCAGTGGGTCTGTCACCCTGGCCTCACCCAGGGAGCTGATGGCCCTGCAGGAGGGGTCGGGCGGAGGGCCCCAGGCAGATgcagcctgggggcacctggagaTGCCAGGTAGGAAGAGGTAGAATGAGCAGAGCCTGTTCTGGAATAAAAAGATCACCAGTGGCTGGAAGGTTCTGGTGAGGGTGGCCGAGGACCCGGCTGAGTGGACTGCGGGGGTGCCAGGGACTGTGGGTTTGTGGCAAGAAGTCAGGGGGACAGCGCTGCAGGGCCGAGCTGGAAGAAAGTTAGAGCACACAGTGTCCAcagcccagcccccagggccctggccagCGTGTCATCTGCCTGCCTAGGCCTGGGTGAGCAGCCAGGGCCCCTGTGCCCTGGGTTCctgggggcctggctgggggcTTGGGAAGGGACAGCTTCCCCAGCATGCTCTCCACAGTTTTCAGGCTTCTGGTACATTCTGGCTGTCGCCTCTGATGACCAGGGATTCTTGCCAGGCAGAGAGCGGAGGAAGCTTGGGGCATCCTTGGTGAAGGTCCACAAAGCCGGCcagctgaaggtggtgctggCTTTCAGCCGGTGAGCAGACGGGACAGGGTGCTTGGCGCAGCCCTCACAGAGCCCTGGACACAAACAGCCTGGGCCATCTCCCCATCCAACAGGGGGAGGGAGTGTGGGGCAGGGCAGACCCAGGGTCATCTGGAAATCTAATGGGGACGGTCCCTGCTGCCCTGAACCCTGTCCTGCCCCTAAAATTCAAGGCCTGATTTTGGGAGAGGCCAGCATAGTACACGGGGCCCCTGGTGGACAGAGGGTGTTTGGAGGGTTTCCTAAGCTGGGGGACTGGCCCTGCTCCAAGCTGGAACGTTCCACAAAAAGAGGCAACAAAGGGCTCCTGCCTGCCCCCTAGGTCACAGGGGTGCCAGGCACACACGGTAATTCTGCGGAAAGATAGGAAAAAGGCCATGTTCAGGAACACCTGTGCGTATGACAGCCTGGGGCACGGAGAGGTGACCAGGGTGGGAGCGTCCACAGCCTCATGGCCACAGACCCctggaaggtgggcggggggctcaCGGGGCCCAGGAGCCttggcctggggggggggggtcggccTCGTGTAGGCCTGAGGGGCGGCCCTGTGCTTCTCTCCTGGCCAGTGAAGGGGGTGGAGGGCTTCCACGTGCTGTCTACCGACTACAGCTCTGGTGTGGTCTACGTGCGCCTGGGCCGAGCTGGCCACGCCTCCAGGACCCTGCTGTTCTTCAGTGAGTCCAGCAGTGACATCGGGGTCATGGGGGACAGAGGAGCGACCagctcaggggaggggcaggaggggagctcTGCATCACAGTGCCACAGGCCGTGCAGCGCCCACAAGGGACATGGATTCTCACAGCTCAGTGAGCCTGATCGGTGGACAGATGGCTGCCCTCTCACTGTGTGGAGTCGGGGAGAGCGCCCtggtctctccctcttcctacaaGCGCACGAATCCCATCAGGGCACCCCGCTGACCCCACACACCTCCCGAGGCCCTGACACCTCCCGCTGTCACTCCCAGCAGCCGGGGGCATGGCCCTTTCGGTGCACGCAGATGGCGGGGCTGGGCAGGGGTTTaagtggggtggtggtggcagtgagcAGGGTCCTGTGGGGAGACCACATAGGCAGGACCACAGCAGGGGTAAGTGGGGGAGGCCAGTGCAGAGGAGGAGCCCAGGGGGTGAGAGACCAAGAGTGGGACTGGTCACCTGCACGGAGACAGAGCCCCTCcacatcccaggctgaaggcaggatCGGGGAGCAGGGACAGGAGGTGGAGGGCAAGGGGCAGCCACGAGGGTCTATccagggaggggttgggggacGAGGCAGCACAGCGGAGGGGCcgtgtgagcagggagggggcaagAGGACACCTCCCCATGGGTCCCGCTGCTGCCTCCCCTGCAGCATCCTTGCTTCCCTGCCCTGCCagctcggggcggggcggggggagggcgagCACTGCAAGTGCCTGTGGCTCAGAGCTATGACTTCTGACATCAGGATTCTATTCCCCAACTGCAGGCAGGCAGAGCATGTCCAGCTTCCCGAGCATGAAAAAATTCGTAGACATATGTGAGATTCTGCAGCTTGCAAATGGTGTGACTGTCCTCCCAAAAGACGGTAACACGCGGCCACGAGCCCTTCTGTGCAGGTCTACACCGCGCATGGCACCCATACATCCCCTGAGAGTGGACTCtcggggcagaggggggagggtGACAGGTGTGCCCCACGGGGGAGCTCCCCCATCACCGTCCCTGCCCTAGGCACTCCCCCTGGTCTGGCCCCCGTGGCTGCCCGGCTGTGCCCTCTGCAGAGCCCTGGACCCACACCTGCAATGCCAGGAAGAGCCAAGGCCTGCTATGGGCAGCCTGGCCCCACAGAGCAGCCCCCCAGGACCTGTCTCCCTCCTGCAGCCTCCTGTGCGCACACCATCCGGCCCTGAGCACCATCAAGCTGTCCACTCACCCTTTCCGTCAGGGCGCCATTGCTGGGCCCTCTAGACCTCGGGATCACTGACCAAGACTGCAGGTCCTCATATCCACCAGCTTCTTCACACGCATTTGATGACCCCAGGCCATTGAGGGGGTGAAGTCAGCCCCAAAGGGATCCTTTATGATCATCAAGAGACAGGGATGGGGGGCAGGTGCTGAGCGGGGACAGCTGTGCTCATGCTCCCAGTTACATGGTGGAAAGAGGCTGCCACCTTACCGGCTGCGAAATAAAGCACGGCTGGTCCAGTGTCCTCCATCCACGTGCCTTCTCTGTAGTGAGCCTGCGCCGCCAGTCCCCGTGCCCCTGACGTCCTGCACTTTCTCAGGAAGTCATTCACTTATTCGCCAAACGTTCATAAGTGCCTGCGACAGGCCTGACATTGCCAGCTGCTGGGGAGAGGGCTGTCAGCAAAATAGGTGCCACCGCTCCAGGGAGCTGACGCCTTCCAGGACAGGCATGCAGCTGCCTGCACACAAGACTGCAGAGAAGCGTGTCTGGACAAACAAAACAGGGGCTGGTCTGACTCACTCCAGAAGGGGCAGGagaggtcagggagggcttcttgGGGCAAGGGACGCTCAAAGGAGGGGTGAAGAAGTGGCAGAGAAGTAAGTTTGGTGGGGCTGCGGGAGCATGGCCTCCCTGAGAGAGGAAACAACTGGTTTTGGAAGGCCACAGAGAGGGGTGAGGcgtgggggagggaaggcaggccaCGGGCGGTTCAGGTGAGGAGAGGGAGCACCGGGTACAGGCTGGAGGATAGATCTGGAGCCCATGGGCGAGCTGGAGCCCAGAAGACAGAACGAGGCAGGAGCTGGGCATCGGGAGTCACCAGGCGCGGTTAGGGCCACCCACAGAGGAAACAGGATTGAATCAGATTGCTGTCACCAGGGCACCACCACCCACGGGATCCCTGTGCTGGGAACCAGCAGAAACGTATCTGGCTTTCCCATCTGGGGTCAGCCTGGCCTCATGGGCTGGCGGGGTACTGTGGGGAGCGGGGTGGTTCTTCGCAGAGCTCACTCAGACGTTTTGGGGTTGGGAGGAGGTGACTGGTTCGGAGGGCTCTGCTGCCCCCGCCCACTGCCTGCACCCACTGTCCCTGAGGACGGCCGCGTCTCGCATGTGACACAACAGCGCTGAGGGCACAGCGGCCTGCAGGGCTCGGCACAGGCACATGGGCATTTCTGCTTCAGCTGCTGAGCAGAGCAGGTCGCAGAGCCAGACCTGAAGTCCTGAAGAGGCCGGGAGATGTCCTGCGCGTCCTTAGTGGGACAGACCGCAGGCTCCTGGCTGTGACAAGCTCTGACCTGAACCCATGTATACAGCATTGTGCCCGGTCCCCCAGGGGGCACCACCCTGCTCAGGCCAGGGGTCCTCACGCACCtccaccccggggcccctcatACCATCTAATGGGGGCAGTAGGATGCCATCTGGGGTCTGTGACCTACAGAGGCTTCCCTAGACCACACAGTGTGGAGTGCAGGGCGGTCACCCCCATGGCGGCTCTGGGGTCCGGCGGAGGAAGCCTGGGGGCCTGGTTCCTACAGGAGAGCTCCCCGAAGCTTGCAGCCTGAGTGGCTCCCCGTCTGTTGTTCTCAAGCTCTGCCTTCCTTGGCCCCCCTCCCCCGACTTTCCAATCAGGTGGCTTTTAGCGCTTCGGGGCAGGCACTGGGGGACACGCCTGTGCAGGGCAAGCCCTTCGGAACCATGCACGTTTCCTTCAGTGCTGTTGTCAACACTGCTCTTTGAAGTATTG
The Vulpes vulpes isolate BD-2025 chromosome 2, VulVul3, whole genome shotgun sequence genome window above contains:
- the LCN10 gene encoding epididymal-specific lipocalin-10, whose translation is MGPRSLLSGLLSVLVLATGSQPQEQLPRESHILNWNKFSGFWYILAVASDDQGFLPGRERRKLGASLVKVHKAGQLKVVLAFSRSQGCQAHTVILRKDRKKAMFRNTLKGVEGFHVLSTDYSSGVVYVRLGRAGHASRTLLFFSRQSMSSFPSMKKFVDICEILQLANGVTVLPKDEPWTHTCNARKSQGLLWAAWPHRAAPQDLSPSCSLLCAHHPALSTIKLSTHPFRQGAIAGPSRPRDH